One genomic segment of Natronospira proteinivora includes these proteins:
- a CDS encoding putative bifunctional diguanylate cyclase/phosphodiesterase, with the protein MELNDYLSRRRPGIYALSISLTYLVLAVTWIGFSDQWVARLADEPETVSQLQTLKGIFFVVATATMLFLFTYWTGQSLLQANRMDQWSRRDPLTGLASRVQIMEILKQGLAHREHKGGQLAVIILDVAQLRRINESFGVAAGDAALLQLAHRLRHEAGPNISLGRPGAGQFVAIVQPPCETEMAISWAERLLQVTREAVQVGGRAIRLRLDAGIALAPDDGDDPQTLIQRAHTAVFRAKKRENPSVCFASELQSGPSQQSLKLESDLGLALKRKQFQLLYQPIVNALDGRIEGCEALIRWEHPEMGLIPPNRFIPLLEQSGQIVDVGAWVIDQSLAQLRRVADPALSMSINLSRRQLWDSSLTGTLEAACRRHHVDRRKVCLEVTESLAMHDPAGTSEMLRELQQIGYSLAMDDFGSGYSCLAYLKQYPLDILKIDRAFVSGVPEDQGNRDLLEIIIHMAKRFKLKTVAEGVETETECRTLQTLGCDFLQGYWLARPLTGEGLEALMVRHNGYLSLEPSFRNTLKRTASP; encoded by the coding sequence ATGGAGCTGAATGATTACCTCTCCCGGCGACGGCCGGGCATCTATGCGCTCAGCATCTCATTGACCTATCTGGTCTTGGCGGTCACCTGGATCGGGTTCTCGGATCAGTGGGTGGCCCGACTGGCGGATGAGCCCGAAACCGTCAGCCAGCTGCAGACGCTCAAGGGCATTTTCTTTGTGGTGGCCACGGCCACCATGCTCTTTCTGTTTACCTACTGGACCGGTCAATCCCTGCTCCAGGCCAATCGCATGGACCAATGGTCCCGGCGCGACCCCCTCACCGGCCTGGCCAGCCGCGTCCAGATCATGGAAATCCTGAAGCAGGGCTTGGCACATCGGGAGCACAAAGGCGGTCAGTTGGCGGTCATCATCCTGGATGTGGCCCAGTTACGGCGAATCAATGAAAGCTTCGGGGTGGCCGCCGGGGATGCGGCCCTGCTGCAGCTGGCCCATCGCCTGCGCCATGAAGCCGGCCCCAACATCAGCCTGGGCCGGCCGGGCGCTGGGCAATTCGTCGCCATCGTTCAGCCGCCCTGTGAGACGGAAATGGCAATCAGCTGGGCCGAGCGACTTCTGCAAGTCACCCGGGAAGCGGTGCAGGTGGGCGGCCGGGCCATTCGATTGCGACTGGATGCTGGTATTGCCCTGGCTCCGGATGACGGCGATGATCCCCAGACTCTGATTCAACGAGCCCATACTGCGGTGTTCCGGGCCAAGAAGCGGGAGAACCCCAGCGTCTGCTTTGCCTCGGAGCTACAGAGCGGGCCCAGCCAGCAAAGCCTGAAGCTGGAATCGGATCTGGGCCTGGCCCTCAAGCGGAAACAATTCCAGCTGCTTTATCAACCCATTGTCAACGCGCTGGATGGCCGGATTGAAGGCTGTGAAGCCCTGATCCGCTGGGAGCATCCGGAGATGGGTTTAATCCCGCCCAATCGCTTCATCCCCCTACTGGAACAATCCGGACAGATCGTGGACGTGGGCGCCTGGGTCATTGATCAAAGCCTGGCGCAACTAAGGCGAGTAGCGGATCCTGCCCTGTCCATGAGTATCAACCTGTCCCGGCGCCAGCTGTGGGACAGCAGCCTGACTGGCACCCTGGAAGCCGCCTGCCGGCGCCACCACGTGGACAGGCGGAAGGTCTGCCTGGAGGTGACGGAATCCCTGGCCATGCATGACCCGGCGGGCACCAGCGAAATGCTCCGGGAGCTTCAGCAAATCGGCTACTCCCTGGCCATGGATGATTTTGGCTCGGGCTACTCCTGCCTGGCTTATCTCAAGCAATACCCCCTGGATATCCTCAAGATTGACAGGGCTTTTGTCAGTGGCGTCCCTGAGGACCAGGGCAATCGGGATTTGCTGGAGATCATTATCCACATGGCCAAGCGCTTCAAACTCAAAACCGTGGCCGAGGGGGTGGAGACCGAGACCGAATGCCGCACCTTGCAGACTCTGGGTTGTGATTTTCTGCAGGGCTACTGGCTGGCTCGCCCACTTACCGGAGAGGGACTGGAAGCCCTCATGGTACGTCATAATGGCTACCTCTCCCTGGAGCCCAGCTTTCGCAACACACTCAAAAGGACCGCCAGCCCCTGA